The sequence CACTGTATTTCCAGACAGGTACTGAAAGAAACATTGGGCCAGTACATCTCTGATACCTTATCCAGTATTCACACCATTAATGACTTCtttgagaagaaagagaaatggtctcttcagagagagagagaggtggacatgATACGTGACATCAAGGGCAGGGCAGACAAGATCAGTCTCACATTTGACCATGTCCAGACCTCAGAAGACAAGGCCAAAGCTTTCGGAGAGTTCCTGTGGAGCGGCCTGACTGCAGTGACTGCCGACAGCAGAcggcaggagctggagaaggagctggGGGCTGTTCTGAAGGACACCCTGGAAGGGCTTGAGAAGCTGCAGCGCTTCCTGGAAGCTGTGGAGAAGCTGTCCGTCACGTCGCTCTTTGTGTTCACAAATGGCCACTACCTGCCTAGAGGGTTAAGCGCTGTGGATGTCCGTTCGGTCATCTTTGCTGCAAGGATGGCTGCCCCTCTCCTTGTCCACTTTAAGAGGGACGACGCTGCTTTCTTCCTGCCCAGCCTGAGTAACGTGGAAGTGCTGGCCTTCTACCTGGAAAAATACAAAGACATCTCAGAGCAGCTCTGTGAAAAGCTGGAAAAAAGGTCAGGTCACAAATAAGACATAACATTAAACAATAAGACATTTTGAAACGATATACAATATGCATTTTATATTTCATTGATATGGCCTTAGTGCTCACATGTTAACATTTGCAACATAATTTGTTCCATCAGAGCCAAGAGTATATCAACTGTGGGAAGCAGTTACAGGTAAGAGCTTGAAACTTACTTACTGTCTCAGAGTGAGAATTTATCAGGCacatgtctttgtttgtgtaatACTGTCCTTGCTGCTTTTTCACTTTTACTCTTGGCTAGTAGGGATAAAATGTGGTCAGTATAGATAACGCAAATTTCTATTATTCATAAATGAATGCACAGAACTGTAAACAGGATTGAAATATTTTCAGAGGACCAAACTGTGGTCAAACTATCAACTTCAGTGCGGATACTAATGAGGAATCCATTCAGAAGATGCTGGACCATTTGAACCAGTTGAACCTCATCAGGTAATGGTATTTGACCTATCTGTAATTCCAGGAACAGCTCATTTTAAAATCCTTGCAGCAGTTAAATAAGTATGACCTAAAGACCCCAAACCTTTATTACTTTACAGAACGAATAAGGATCTGAGGCTGACATTCCTCTTCCAAGAAGATGCTCTGCCCTTCATTGGCCTGTTCAGCCAGCGCAGCACCAGGATGCTTCAGTTCCTCTCTGATCTGGAGGAGAGCGCAAGACAGCTGGATAATATGAAATTTGGCGCTAGTGTCTCCAATGTAGCTGGCAGCTCAGTGGGGTTGGCAGGGGGGGTCGTGTCCATCATTGGCCTGGCCCTGGCTCCTGTGACTGCAGGTGTCTCCTTGATTCTCACTCTGACAGGGGTTGGTCTAGGGGTGACCAGTGGTGTCAACAGTCTGGTCACAGGCATCACTGAGATGGCTGTCAACAAACATCATGGGACCAATGCTAGCAATATCTTCCAGAGTTTCATGGAGGATGTTAAGCAGTTTGTAGACCATTTGGAGCTGGTAGCCAGCAATGAAGGTTCTACTATTGGGTTCGATGTGCTGGATATAGCAGTAGGGGCAGGGAAGGCACTAGCTAGCACTTGTGGAATTGCTAAGAGTGTAGATGCTTTGGTAGATGCTTCCTCAGCTGTGAAAGTCCTCCAGACTGAGGAGGTGGTTGCATCTGCTGTGAAGCTGGGGTTTCAAGCGCCAAAGTCAGGAAGAAATATCCCCAAACTGGCTTCAGACCTGCCTGACATTGGGCAGCTGGCCAAAGGAACACCACTGGCCCTCTCCAAGTCGGCACGTTCTGGCTTCATCGCCCTCAACGCACTTTTCATTGGTTTAGATGTCTTCTTCATCTGCAAAGACAGCGTCAGTCTGGCCAAAGGGAGCAAAAATGAGGTGGCCCAGCTCATCCGCTCCAGGGATGCTCTGTGGCGCACAGAGCTGGACTCCTGGGAGAAGATCCGCGACTCGCTTTGCAGGGGGATCTGGAGGTTCAGGAGGAGCCAGAGAATCCTAGAGCAGCCATTTTACCCTGAGCAAACCAGTTAAAGCTAGCTGATCAGTTAGCTTTGATTGTTTTTCTAGTATCCCTTTGACCACCTGAATATCTGGTGCTGGGGCTCTCTCAAAACAGAACTCTTGTAGCCATGTACTGTTTGGCCAAATCATATGGAATCTCAGAATTCTTCAAGCAGATATATTGTGATTCGCTATACTGATGAATGATGTACGTTTAAAATTGGTGAAATAAAGTGATCAAGTGAAACCATGTTGAATATGTCGTGACAAATTACCGTGTAAAACGGAAGCATGTTTCAGTTCTCTGAAATACAGTCAATGCACTTGCAGGCCTGCAATGGTCTGATTATGTGCAAGAACACAACTTGTTGCCTGtggtctctgtgcatgtgtcgtCTTATTCTTTGGGCATGAAGTTTATGAAAAGTATCAGTGACGTTATTGTTGTCAGTTAAATCCAatgtaaagtgtttttaaaaaaaaaaagtaaattagTTAGTTTTTTAAGTAGAAACCTAAAATCAAACATTTCTCCCTGATGTCCAACATGAATGGTGTTGATAGATTTTGATCTGTTAATGTAAGGGTTCAAGTGAAACTCCAGATGGAATGCCAGGGTTTCAGAGAAAATGTTACTATCCCTCAATGTGTGATCACCTCTCAAAGTAGGGATGTTTTACCTGATTTACAGTGCTTCTATTACCAATTTTCTCAGCACATGGCCATGTGTGTCAGAGTGGCCTAGAGGTATATGGTTTTGAGGGTCAATAGACGCCTGTAGGCCTGGCTAGAGCCCAGGTGCgtactggccatcggggataccgagGATATCCCCGGTGCGCCGACGGGGTTGGGCTGGTCCAATACCGGCCCACCTCAGGGGTCGAACTATAGGGGGGGCAGCAGGTGCgattgcacctgggcccgtgggtcttgggggcccgtagtcgtgggccatagacatatttacgtcaatctaaatagtctgaaggcggaatatgtgcgcgggggaaaGGGGGCGTAGCGACAGCGGTTAGTGATCCACCCTGAcaacttcacagtttcaagtgttataggcagaatatgtgcgcggggggagggggcgtggcggcggttataaacatgaaaaaaagggggtacgggactgtaaaatgtttgggaaccactgccttacgccactgactagggcccgtcataatagtctgcacctgggcccgtcgtaactgccttacgccactgtcCCGGGCCACTTTcttccccccagtccgcccctgctagAGCCTCTTAATAAAGAAGGGTCCAGATAGAATTAAGAAACATCTCTCTCCAGACTCCTTATACCTGGCACGTGACCTTTGGTGTAAGAACATCATATCTCTTGGTGCTGGTTGTTTTCACTACTCCTGAACATGGTTTGCTCCCGAATTTGTAACTAGTGTGTGCAGCTGTTGGGTGTGTGATTTAAGCCTCTTCAGTGGTATAATTGAGGGCTCATTGGACATTCAGTGTGAGAGACATCTTGAAGCGATGGGGTGAGAGACATCTTGAAGCGATGGGGTGAGAGACATCTTGAAGGACACAGAGACTCTTCAACCaacattgaaaaaaaatccCAATTTTGGAAACCGCAATGCTCACACCAGTGCTGGTTGATGTTGAAGTGATGTGAGGCCAAACTGAGATATGAAtcattgcaatttttttttgcacataaTCTCCGCCAAATTGTCAGACACGGTTAAGTAGGCAAGACATATCTTAAAATGTCACGTACGTCAAGTTTTGAACATTATAGATCAGTGCGATTTCTTCTATCTTAAACCCCTACCTGGTCCTTTTCCCTGTTCCCAGAAACCGGTCACTCTTTTTATCAGTTTTGGGCATAAAACATGCCCCCTAACGGACACAAATGGATTTGCTTGAATTACTGATC is a genomic window of Clupea harengus chromosome 1, Ch_v2.0.2, whole genome shotgun sequence containing:
- the LOC105891647 gene encoding apolipoprotein L2-like, whose protein sequence is MDTPGRRRQVLKETLGQYISDTLSSIHTINDFFEKKEKWSLQREREVDMIRDIKGRADKISLTFDHVQTSEDKAKAFGEFLWSGLTAVTADSRRQELEKELGAVLKDTLEGLEKLQRFLEAVEKLSVTSLFVFTNGHYLPRGLSAVDVRSVIFAARMAAPLLVHFKRDDAAFFLPSLSNVEVLAFYLEKYKDISEQLCEKLEKRAKSISTVGSSYRGPNCGQTINFSADTNEESIQKMLDHLNQLNLIRTNKDLRLTFLFQEDALPFIGLFSQRSTRMLQFLSDLEESARQLDNMKFGASVSNVAGSSVGLAGGVVSIIGLALAPVTAGVSLILTLTGVGLGVTSGVNSLVTGITEMAVNKHHGTNASNIFQSFMEDVKQFVDHLELVASNEGSTIGFDVLDIAVGAGKALASTCGIAKSVDALVDASSAVKVLQTEEVVASAVKLGFQAPKSGRNIPKLASDLPDIGQLAKGTPLALSKSARSGFIALNALFIGLDVFFICKDSVSLAKGSKNEVAQLIRSRDALWRTELDSWEKIRDSLCRGIWRFRRSQRILEQPFYPEQTS